From Micromonospora echinospora:
CCGGGTCCGCGTCAGTCGTGGAGGCCGCCGTGACCGATGTTGCGGGCACCGCCGAGCTGACCTCGTTCCCCGAGCTGAGCTACCTGTCCGGGCTCGGCGCCGACCGGGCCGGGGCCGCGTCCGACCTGGTCCGCTCGCACTACCGGCGCGGAGGCGGCGACGCCGACGAGACCGAACAGGCGGCGCTGCTGGCCGACGCCCGCCGGCGGCTGGCCCCGGTGGCGCACGTGGTGCCGACCGTGACGCTGTCGGAGCTGCTGGACCGGTTCGGGCTGGACCGCGTGGACCTGCTGAAGATCAACACTGAGGGCGCCGAGCTCAGCGTGCTGCGCGGGCTGCGCCCCGAGCACTGGCCCCGCATCCGCCAGGTGTGCCTGGAGGTCGAGCGCAGCAGCGTGACCATGCCCCAGGTGCGCGAGCTGCTGAGCGCGGCCGGGTTCGAGGTGCACGAGATCGGTGACTGGAACGTCGGCGCGGACGCCGACGTCAGCTACGTCTACGCGGTGCGGCCGCAGGACCGGCCGCCGGCGGCGTCGCCCCGGGACGAGCCCGCCGACCACCTGCTGACCACCGGCATGCTCCAGGCATACCTGGCCTCGGCGCTGCCGCCCGCGATGCGCCCGGACCAGCTCGTCCTCGTCGACCGCCTGCCCCGCCTCCCGAACGGCAAGGTGGCCCGGCTGGAGCTGCCGCCGCCACCGCCCCGGCACACCGGGGCCGCCCCGGAGCCGGGCAGCGCCCTGACCGACCGGCTGCGCGAGGCGTGGCGGGCCACGCTCGGCGTCGACGCGGTGCGCGACGACGACACGTTCGTCGCGCTCGGCGGGCACTCGCTCACCGCGCTTCGGATGGCGCTGCGGGTGCGGGAGATGGCCGGCCTGGAGGTCTCCCCGGCGAGCTGCCTGCGCGCCGGGTCGTTCGCCGACTGGGTGGCCCGGATCACTGATGCGAGTCGCGATGTCAGCCCGGCCCGCTGACGCGCGGCACGTCGTCGTGGCGGGCGGCGGCCGGCTCGCCCGCTCGCTGTGCCACTCCCTGGCCGCGATCCACCCCCCGGTGCCGGTCCGCGTGACAGTGCTGGCCCGCGACCTGGACGCGGCGCTCGGCCTGGCCCGGGCCGCGCGGGTGCGCGCCACGGTCACCGGAACCCCTGTCGCCTTCACCGCCCGGCCGTTCACCGCCGAACCCGGCGCCGACCCGGGGGAGGGGTACGCCGCCGACGCCGCGTCGATGGCCCGGCTCCGCCCCGACGTGCTGGTCTGCGCCGCGTCGGCGCAGTCGCCGTACGAGCGGGCGGCGGCGCCGTCGGCCTGGACGGAGCTGATCGCCGCGGCCGGCTTCGGGGTGACGCTGGCGTTGCAGGCCGAGCTGGTGTCCCGGCTGGCCGCCGCGCTGGCCGGCGGCGCGCCGGACGCGACGCTCGTCAACGGCGCCTTCCCGGACGCGGTGAACCCGCTGCTGGCCGCGCTGGACCTGTCGGCGCTCTGCGGCATCGGCAACGTGGCGACGCTCGCCGCGTGCCTGGACGCCGCGCTGGGCCGCCCCGGGCCGCGGCGGCTGGCGGTGCTCGGCCACCACGCCCACCTCGCCGCGCCCGGTAGGGACGGCGACGACACCGCCGAGGTACGCGCCTGGCTGGACGGCCGGCCCGTCCCGGACGTCACCGGGCTGCTGGCCGACTACCGCGCGCTGCCCCGGCCGGAGCTGAACGCGCTCGCCGGACACGCCGGGGCCACCCTGGTGGCGGCGCT
This genomic window contains:
- a CDS encoding potassium transporter TrkA, whose translation is MSARPADARHVVVAGGGRLARSLCHSLAAIHPPVPVRVTVLARDLDAALGLARAARVRATVTGTPVAFTARPFTAEPGADPGEGYAADAASMARLRPDVLVCAASAQSPYERAAAPSAWTELIAAAGFGVTLALQAELVSRLAAALAGGAPDATLVNGAFPDAVNPLLAALDLSALCGIGNVATLAACLDAALGRPGPRRLAVLGHHAHLAAPGRDGDDTAEVRAWLDGRPVPDVTGLLADYRALPRPELNALAGHAGATLVAALATGTDEVAASLPGPLGLPGGYPVRFTGGRTELRLPAEVSVAQAVAWNTAAGRRDGVEVGGGHVRYPERARAALSAYRPDLADGWHASELPDIAGRFTALRDHLRTVPPARSVLEESR